The DNA region GTACCACCGGCTGGCTGCGCTCACCCTGATGGGCGGGGCGGGCCTGTGCACCTGCATTACCTTTCTGTGGTTCTCCGCACCTGATCTGGCGCTCACGCAGCTGGTGGTCGAAATCGTCACCACCGTGCTGATTCTGCTGGGCCTGCGCTGGCTGCCCAAGCGCGACGAGCGCCTGCGCGGCATGGATTCGGACGGCGCGGTGGCCAAGGCGCGCCGCGTGCGCGACCTGCTGATCGCCGTGGCGGCCGGCGGCGGCATGGCATGGCTCGCGTTCGCGATGATGAGCCGGCCATTCGCCGACAGCGCTTCCACCTTCTTCCTGGAACGTGCGCTGACCGAGGGCGGCGGCACCAACGTCGTGAACGTGGTGCTGGTGGACTTCCGCGGCTTCGACACGTTCGGCGAGATCGTCGTGCTCGGCGTCGTGGCGCTCACGGTGTATGCGCTGCTGCGCCGCTTCCGCCCCGCACGCGAGACCATGGACTTGCCCGAGCAGCAGCGCTACCTGCCAGCCGACCTGCAGACCGACCTGCTGAACCCGCGCAACGCCAAGGACACGGCCGTGGGCTACCTGATGGTGCCCGCCGTGCTGGTGCGCCTGCTGCTGCCCTTCGCCGCGCTGGTGTCGTTCTACCTCTTCATGCGCGGCCACAACCAGCCGGGCGGCGGCTTCGTGGCCGGCCTGGTGCTGTCGGTGGGCCTGCTGCTGCAGTACATCATTTCGGGCACCGAATGGGTCGAGGCGCACCTGCCGCTCTATCCGCGGCGCTGGATCGCTACCGGTCTGCTGTTCGCCCTGGGCACGGGCCTGGGTGCCGTGGCGCTGGGGTACCCGTTCCTCACCAGCCACACGGCCCACCTGAGCCTGCCGGTCATCGGCGAGATCCACGTGGCCAGCGCGCTGTTCTTCGACATCGGCGTGTTCGCGCTCGTCGTCGGCTCGACCCTGCTGATCCTCACCGGCATCGCCCACCAATCCGTGCGCGGCCACCGCTACCACGCCCGTTTGATGGAGGAAGCTCAGGAAGAGCGCGAGCGCCAGGACCAAGAAGCACAACAGGCAGCCAACGGCGCCGCACCGGAAGGAGCCCGCTGATGGAAATCGTCCTCACTATCGCCATCGGCATCCTGACCGGCTCGGGCGTGTGGCTGCTGCTGCGCCCGCGGACCTTCCAGGTGATCATGGGCCTGTCGCTGCTGTCCTATGCGGTCAACCTGTTCATCTTCAGCATGGGCCGCCTGGGCCTGGCCATCGACAAGGAGCCGGTGCTGGTGCCCGGCGTGCCGCAGGACCTGCAGCACTATGCCGACCCCATGCCCCAGGCGCTGGTGCTCACGGCCATCGTCATCGGCTTCGCCATGACGGCGCTGTTCCTCGTGGTGCTGCTGGCCTCGCGCGGCATCTCGGGCACCGACCATGTTGACGGCAGCCATTCGCGTGACGTGCAGGAAATGCCATGATGAGCCAGTTCAGTGCGCTCACGTCGGCCCTCATGCCGCACCTCATGCTGGCGCCCATCGCGCTGCCGCTGCTCACGGCGGCGCTCATGTTGCTGCTGCGCGAAGAGCGCCAGCGGCTCAAGCTCGGGCTCAACATCCTTTCCACCTTGCTGGGGCTGGTGATCTCCATCGCCCTGCTGCGCTGGTCGCACCAGGCGGGCAGCACGCTGACCATGGGCGTGTACCTGCCCGGGAACTGGCCGGCGCCCTTCGGCATCGTGCTGGCGCTGGACCGGCTGTCGGCCATGATGCTGGCGCTCACGAGCGGCGTGGCGCTGTGCTCCATCGTGTTTTCGGCCACGCGCTGGCACCGGGCCGGGGTGCATTACCACCCGCTGTTCCAGTTCCAGCTGATGGGCCTGGCGGGCGCCTTCCTGACGGCGGACCTGTTCAACCTGTTCGTGTTCTTCGAGATCATGCTGGCCGCCTCCTACGGCCTGCTGCTCCACGGCTCGGGCCGCACGCGCATCCAGGCCGGCCTGCACTACATCGCCATCAACCTGGCCGCGTCGTCGCTGTTCCTGATCGGCGCGTCCATGCTGTACGGCATCACCGGCACGCTCAACATGGCCGACCTGGCGCGCGCCATTCCGCAGGTGGCGGCCGCCGACCGCGGTTTGCTGCATGCAGCGGCCGGCATCCTGGCGACGGCCTTCCTCATCAAGGCCGCCGTCTGGCCGCTCAACTTCTGGCTGGTGCCGGCCTACAGCGCAGCCACGGCGCCGGTCGGCGCCCTGTTCGCACTGATGACCAAGGTGGGCGTGTACACGCTGCTGCGCCTGTGGACGCTCATGTTCAGCAGCGAGGCCGGTCCCTCGGCCCTGTTCGGGGGCCTGTGGCTCATAGGCGGCGGCATGCTCACCATGGCCTTCGGCGCCATCGGCATGCTGGGCTCCCAGCGGCTGACCCATCTGGCGGGCTTTGCGGCGGTGCTGTCGTCGGGAACGCTGCTGGCAGCGGCGGGCTTTGGGCAGAACCTGCTGACGGCGGGCTTGCTGTACTACCTGCCGAGTTCCACGCTGGCGGTGAGCGCGCTGTTCCTGCTGGCCGACCTGATCGACCGCTGGCGCAACGATGGCTCCTCGCTGGACGTGGACGACGAGGACGCGCCCTTCCTCAACGCCCAGCTCATCCCCACCCCCGGCCTGAACCTGGACGAGGACGAAGTGGTGCTGATCGGCCGTGTGATCCCCGCGGCCGCAGCCTTCCTCGGCCTGGCGTTCCTGGTGTGCACGCTGGTGGTTGCCGGGCTGCCACCGCTGTCGGGCTTCGTGGGCAAGTTCACGATGCTGACCGCCCTGCTCAACCCCATGGGGCTCGGCTCCTCCGCGGGCCACCAGCTGGGCCTGCCGGGCTGGACGCTGCTGGCGCTGATGATCGCCACCGGCCTGCTGGCGCTCATCGCGCTCACCCGCGTGGGGGTGCGCCACTTCTGGGCGGCGCACGACCGGCCCACGCCGCGGCTGCGCATTGCCGAAGGCCTGCCGGTGGCCGTGCTGCTGGCCGGCTGCATCGCCCTCACGCTGCAGGCCGATTCCGTGATGCGCTTCACCCTGGCTACCGCCAACGCCCTGCATTCCCCGGGCACGTACATCAACGCCGTCATGTCCACCGTGCCCCGCCCCGGCCCCACCCATGCGGGCCCATCGCCGGCGGCTACGACGCCGGGAGGAACGACCCCATGATCCGACGCCTGTTCCCTGCCCCGCTGCTGTCGGTGGTGCTGTTCATTCTCTGGCTGCTGCTCAACCATTCGGTGAGCGCGGGGCAGATGGTGCTCGGCTGCCTGGTGGCTATCGTCATCCCGGTACTGACCAGCGGCCTGCGCCCGCTGCCCGTGCGCATCCGCCGGCCCGGCACCGTGCTGCGGCTGGCCCTGCGCGTGGTGAAGGACACCATCGCCTCCAACCTGGCGGTGGCACGGCTGTTCATCCATCCCTCCAGCCGGCGCTACCCCTCGGGCTTCGTGCACATTCCCCTGAAAATGCGCGACCCCAACGGGCTGGCTGTGCTGGCCATGATCGTGTGCATCACGCCGGGCACGGCCTGGGCCGAGCTGTCCCTCGACCGCACGGTGCTGCTGCTGCACGTGCTGGAGCTGGACGACCCGCAGGCCACCATCGCGCACGTGCAAAGCTGCTATGAACGGCCCCTGATGGAGATCTTCGAATGAACGGCCCCATCCTCTCCTGGGCGCTGCCCGCCGCCCTGTTCCTGCTGGGCGTGGCGATGGCCTGCTGCCTGGTGCGCATGGTCAAGGGCCCCTCGGCGCAGGACCGCGTGCTGGCCCTGGACTGCATGTACCTCAACGGCATGCTGCTGATGCTGGTGCTGGGCATCTACTACGGCAGCTCCAACTACTTCGAGGCCTCGCTGCTGATCGCCCTGCTGGGCTTCGCCAGCTCCACGGCCATGGCCAAGTTCCTGCTGCGCGGCGAGGTGATCGAATGACCGACCCCGCGCTGCCCCTCTGGGCCGAGGCCCTCATCGCCGCCCTGGTGCTGCTGGGCGCCGCCATTGCCTTGCTGGGCTCGCTCGGCCTGCTGCGGCTGAAGACCTACTTCGAGCGGGTGCACGCGCCCTCCATCATCGCCACCATGGGGTGCTGGAGCATCATGCACGGCACGCTGCTGTACTTCTCGCTGCAGGGCCACGGGCTGGCGGTGCACGCGCTGATGATCGCGCTGTTCGTATCCATCACCGTGCCGGTCACCAACATCTTCCTGATGCGCGCCGCTCTGTTCCGCGCGCGGCGCGCCGGCAAGGACGTGCCGCCCAGCCTGAGCCGCACCGTCGCGGCCGATGAGCGCGATTCCTGAAGCCTCGGCCGCAGCCACGTTCATTGCTATATATTTTATAGCTGTAAGCGCTTATAAAAAAAGGGCTGCAGACCGATTTGGCTTGAAAACCCTCAGCGGCTACCGAACCCGCCGCCGCCGGGCGTGTGCACCTCGAACACATCCCCCGCAGCCATCTGCGCCTGGCCGATGTGGGCCAGCGTCTCCACCGTGCCATCGACCCGCACCACGCGGTTGATGCCGGGCTGGCCCGGCGCCCCGCCCGCCATGCCGAAGGCGCCGTGCTGGCGCCCGTTCGACAGAATGCTGGCCGTCATGGGCTCCAGGAACCGGATGCGGCGCACCCCGCCCGGCCCGCCCGGCCAGCGGCCGGCCCCGCCCGAATCCGGCCGCAGCGCGTAGCTTTCCAGCCGCACGGGGAAGCGGAACTCCAGCACCTCGGGATCGGTCAGGCGGGAGTTGGTCATGTGCGTCTGCACCACGCCCGTGCCGGCAAAGCCGCCCACCAGCCCGCCGGTCTCGTCGAAGAGCCCGCCCGCACCGCTGCCGCCCGAGATGGTCTCGTAGTATTGGTAGCGGTCGTTGCCGAAGGTGAAGTTGTTCATCGTGCACTGGCTGGCCGCCGACACGCCCAGCGCGCCCAGCAGTGCGTTGGTGATGCAAGTGGAGGTCTCGACATTGCCCGCCACCACCGAAGCCGGCGGGTGGGGGTTCAACATGGAGCCCGGCGGAATGATGACCTCGATGGGCTTGAGGCAGCCCGCGTTGAGCGGAATGTCGTCATCGACCAGTGAGCGGAACACGTACAGCACCGCCGCCATGCAGACGGCCGTGGGCGCGTTGAAGTTGTTGGCCTGCTGCGCGCTGGTGCCGGTGAAATCGATCACCGCGCTGCGCCGCGCGCCGCGTCGATGCGCACGGCCACCTGGACCTGCGCGCCGTTGTCCAGCGGCAGCGTGAAGCGGCCGTCCTGCAGCCGCGCGGCCAGCCGCGTGATGGCGCGGCGCACCGACTCTTCGGCGTTGTCCTGCACATGCCGCATGTAGGCCTGCACCACCGGCAGGCCGAACTGCTGCACCATGCGGCGCAGCTCCTGCACGCCCTTTTCGTTGGCCGCGATCTGCGCCTTCAGGTCGGCCAGGTTCTGCTGCGGGTTGCGGCTCGGGTAGCGCGCGCCCTCCTGGCCGTCCACGGCTTCACCGGCCAGCAGCGCCTGCATCTCGGCTTCGCGCAGCACGCCGCGCTCGACCAGCTTCACGTTGTCGATCTGCACGCCCTCTTCCGCGATGTGCGTGGAGAACGGCGGCATGGAGCCGGGCGTGATGCCGCCCACGTCCGCATGGTGCCCGCGGCTGCCCACGTAGAAGGTGGGCGCGGCCTCGTCGGCCAGGTAGACCGGGGGTGATGACGGTGATGTCCGGCAGGTGCGTGCCGCCGTGGTAGGGGTCGTTCAGCACGAACACGTCGCCGGGCTGCATGCGGCCCGCGTTGCGCGCGATCACCGTCTTGATGCTCTCGCCCATCGAACCCAGGTGCACCGGCATGTGCGGGGCGTTGGCGATCAGCTGGCCTTCGGCGTCGAACAGCGCGCAGCTGAAGTCGAGCCGCTCCTTGATGTTGACGGAGTGCGCCGTGTTCTGCAGCTGCAGGCCCATCTGCTCGGCGATGTTCATGAACAGGTTGTTGAACACCTCCAGCAGCACCGGGTCCACGGCCGTGCCGGCGGCGTGCTGCACCACGCGCGGGATGCGCCGCTCCAGCA from Paracidovorax wautersii includes:
- the mnhG gene encoding monovalent cation/H(+) antiporter subunit G, encoding MTDPALPLWAEALIAALVLLGAAIALLGSLGLLRLKTYFERVHAPSIIATMGCWSIMHGTLLYFSLQGHGLAVHALMIALFVSITVPVTNIFLMRAALFRARRAGKDVPPSLSRTVAADERDS
- a CDS encoding monovalent cation/H+ antiporter subunit D, which gives rise to MSQFSALTSALMPHLMLAPIALPLLTAALMLLLREERQRLKLGLNILSTLLGLVISIALLRWSHQAGSTLTMGVYLPGNWPAPFGIVLALDRLSAMMLALTSGVALCSIVFSATRWHRAGVHYHPLFQFQLMGLAGAFLTADLFNLFVFFEIMLAASYGLLLHGSGRTRIQAGLHYIAINLAASSLFLIGASMLYGITGTLNMADLARAIPQVAAADRGLLHAAAGILATAFLIKAAVWPLNFWLVPAYSAATAPVGALFALMTKVGVYTLLRLWTLMFSSEAGPSALFGGLWLIGGGMLTMAFGAIGMLGSQRLTHLAGFAAVLSSGTLLAAAGFGQNLLTAGLLYYLPSSTLAVSALFLLADLIDRWRNDGSSLDVDDEDAPFLNAQLIPTPGLNLDEDEVVLIGRVIPAAAAFLGLAFLVCTLVVAGLPPLSGFVGKFTMLTALLNPMGLGSSAGHQLGLPGWTLLALMIATGLLALIALTRVGVRHFWAAHDRPTPRLRIAEGLPVAVLLAGCIALTLQADSVMRFTLATANALHSPGTYINAVMSTVPRPGPTHAGPSPAATTPGGTTP
- a CDS encoding K+/H+ antiporter subunit F, producing MNGPILSWALPAALFLLGVAMACCLVRMVKGPSAQDRVLALDCMYLNGMLLMLVLGIYYGSSNYFEASLLIALLGFASSTAMAKFLLRGEVIE
- a CDS encoding Na+/H+ antiporter subunit C, which produces MEIVLTIAIGILTGSGVWLLLRPRTFQVIMGLSLLSYAVNLFIFSMGRLGLAIDKEPVLVPGVPQDLQHYADPMPQALVLTAIVIGFAMTALFLVVLLASRGISGTDHVDGSHSRDVQEMP
- a CDS encoding Na+/H+ antiporter subunit E, with the translated sequence MIRRLFPAPLLSVVLFILWLLLNHSVSAGQMVLGCLVAIVIPVLTSGLRPLPVRIRRPGTVLRLALRVVKDTIASNLAVARLFIHPSSRRYPSGFVHIPLKMRDPNGLAVLAMIVCITPGTAWAELSLDRTVLLLHVLELDDPQATIAHVQSCYERPLMEIFE